AGCGTATAACTTAAAATTTTTGATATATGCTCTTCCCAACTCGTAACATTCCCTCGCAACTGTAAAATTTTGGATAAAGCAAGGTAATAAGAAGCATCTTCTTGATAACGCCCCTGATTATTATTTTGAATATAAATATCAGAAATTAATTCAGAAAAAAGTTGTAAAATCTTTTGATCTTTTTCAGAAAAAGAATATTGCCTTTTGCTATCAAGACACAATGCACCAATTCCGCCCTTTAAAGGACAACCCATAAACGCCTTAATACTTTGATCGGCATTACGCAAATAATATCCTAAAGAATTTTTACGACGATCATAGTTTTGAATCAATAAAGGCTCTTGACTACGCACTATCCAGCCGACCAAACCGTTTCCCGTTTTTACTCTCGAAGTACAATCTATAGAGTCGCCAAGGCTAAACCAAGCATTAATGCTAAATTCGTTTTCTGTTGAATCACGATTAAATATTGGTACGCCCGAAGCATCAATAGACGGTAAGAAAATAACCGCCGAATAGCCCTCAAGCACACTACAAAGTATACCTAATATTTGTTCGTAAACACCGTATTTCATATTATAAATAACCACATTTTTTTAGATAACGTATTTTTCACTTAAACCAAGACTATTATAACGCTCGGTTTTTTGTGTTTTTTAGAGTGTCTTCCTTGCGAAAGATTTTTGATGAGTCTATTGTTTCATAGTCTCGAAGTTTTTATATTCTGAGCAATAAAATTTAAGTTATCTGAAAAACAACAAAAGATATACATTAAACTCTTTTTTAATTAAATTAATTTTCTTAAATTTGCAATCAAACAAATCAAATAAGCTCGCTTAAACTTTACTGAATTTTATTCACTTAAATTTTCTGACTCTATATAAGCATAAGCGTTGTGAGCATGAATTGATTCAAAGCTTTCAACCTCGACTTTATACCATGAAACATGTTTGTGTTCTGCCAGCTTTAAAGCAATATTACGCACAACGTCTTCGACAAAACAAGGACTGGCAAAGGCGTTTTCCGTTACTGTTTTTTCATCGGCACGTTTTAAAATAGAATAAACCTGAGATGATGCAGAACTTTCAATAATTTCAATAAATTCCTCAATCCAAGCAAAGCCCTTTTGTTTAACCGAAACCGTTGCCAAGGCCCTCTGGCTATGGGCACCTTCATCGCTTATCGCCTTGGAACAAGGACAAACCGTCATCACCGGAACGATAACTGTAAGCGTAAACACTGGTTTTTTGTGTTCAGTTAACTC
This region of Desulfovibrio litoralis DSM 11393 genomic DNA includes:
- a CDS encoding GAF domain-containing protein: MKYGVYEQILGILCSVLEGYSAVIFLPSIDASGVPIFNRDSTENEFSINAWFSLGDSIDCTSRVKTGNGLVGWIVRSQEPLLIQNYDRRKNSLGYYLRNADQSIKAFMGCPLKGGIGALCLDSKRQYSFSEKDQKILQLFSELISDIYIQNNNQGRYQEDASYYLALSKILQLRGNVTSWEEHISKILSYTLEATGFSYASFCVTDSAQERYFIECEVPKLVSDSNNSLEFPINMGLVGWVFRNNNPVHHGGLESAPAAPMYGKGTSAYFQSLILLPVTYHKKVQAVFCLASPNHLDITEKMKNFAGMVADQLGLILENIFLKVLLKNNQRQL
- the folE2 gene encoding GTP cyclohydrolase FolE2, whose amino-acid sequence is MQDIQNSPSSVPIAIDRVGIKSLRVPIWIKDRSKGRQHSVATINLGADLPACKKGTHMSRLVEVIENWEEELDYSTLKKLLENIQQRLQAHKAYVSFMFPYFMSKLAPATQISGLMGYDCVLTGELTEHKKPVFTLTVIVPVMTVCPCSKAISDEGAHSQRALATVSVKQKGFAWIEEFIEIIESSASSQVYSILKRADEKTVTENAFASPCFVEDVVRNIALKLAEHKHVSWYKVEVESFESIHAHNAYAYIESENLSE